The following proteins come from a genomic window of Saccharicrinis carchari:
- a CDS encoding Gfo/Idh/MocA family protein translates to MDIKAFENSRRKFLRQAAAAGIVASVGTAAILTSCKQKKKSNYAFPPMLPQAPDGPLLKAGVVGCGYRGTGAAINFLNAGPNVQVTALADIFADKVEDCKQQLKKKKGVDISPDLCFTGIDAYEKLINSGIDVVILATPPHFRPQHFEACIQARKHVFMEKPIAVDPVGVRSVMVSAKKSEALGLSVVTGTIKRHQQDYIETYKRVADGVIGDIVSANSYYNVGKLWHRNPRAEWSELEYMVRDWVNWCWLSGDHIVEQHVHNLDTINWHIGKHPEKAIGFGGRHRRVTGDQYDMFSVDFVYEPNIHYHSMCRQINDCSNKVGDLIVGTHGSTNCENTIYELNGAVKWTFDYPKTGNGSNISRLNTNPFDQEHINLVTAIRTAKPINEAYQIAESTLTGIMGRISAYTGKETTWEEMMNSDLYLGPKTYVMGPVDILKEVPKQGSAPK, encoded by the coding sequence ATGGATATAAAAGCGTTTGAAAATAGCCGACGGAAATTTTTACGCCAGGCGGCAGCAGCCGGCATTGTTGCCTCTGTGGGTACGGCTGCAATACTTACTTCGTGCAAACAAAAAAAGAAGAGCAACTATGCTTTTCCGCCCATGTTGCCGCAAGCACCTGACGGCCCCCTGTTGAAAGCCGGCGTGGTGGGTTGCGGTTACCGGGGAACCGGGGCGGCCATCAACTTTCTGAATGCCGGGCCCAATGTGCAGGTTACCGCCCTGGCCGATATCTTTGCGGATAAGGTGGAGGACTGTAAACAGCAACTTAAAAAGAAAAAAGGGGTGGACATATCGCCCGATCTCTGCTTCACCGGTATCGATGCTTACGAAAAGCTCATCAATTCCGGGATAGATGTGGTTATCCTTGCAACACCTCCCCACTTCCGGCCTCAACATTTTGAGGCCTGCATACAAGCCCGCAAACATGTGTTTATGGAAAAGCCTATTGCCGTGGATCCCGTTGGCGTTCGCTCCGTCATGGTGTCGGCCAAAAAGTCGGAGGCACTGGGCCTGTCCGTAGTTACCGGAACCATAAAACGACATCAGCAGGATTATATCGAAACCTACAAGCGGGTGGCCGACGGCGTTATCGGCGACATCGTATCGGCCAACAGCTATTACAACGTAGGCAAACTATGGCACAGGAACCCCAGGGCCGAATGGTCGGAACTGGAATACATGGTACGTGATTGGGTGAACTGGTGCTGGCTCTCGGGCGACCACATTGTGGAGCAGCACGTGCATAACCTGGACACCATCAATTGGCACATAGGCAAGCACCCCGAAAAAGCGATAGGATTTGGAGGCCGCCACCGCAGGGTTACCGGCGACCAATACGACATGTTCAGCGTGGACTTTGTGTATGAGCCCAATATCCATTACCACAGTATGTGTCGGCAAATAAACGATTGCAGCAACAAGGTGGGCGACCTCATCGTTGGCACCCACGGCTCCACCAACTGCGAAAACACGATTTATGAATTGAACGGCGCAGTAAAATGGACCTTCGACTATCCCAAAACAGGGAACGGTTCAAACATAAGCCGCTTGAACACCAACCCCTTCGACCAGGAGCACATTAACCTGGTAACGGCTATACGAACCGCAAAACCGATAAACGAGGCCTATCAGATAGCAGAATCCACACTTACGGGTATCATGGGGCGCATATCGGCCTATACCGGCAAAGAAACTACTTGGGAAGAAATGATGAATTCCGATTTATATCTGGGACCTAAAACTTATGTTATGGGGCCGGTGGATATCCTCAAGGAGGTACCCAAACAGGGTAGCGCACCAAAATAA
- a CDS encoding NapC/NirT family cytochrome c: MKKSAYPFVLFFVISFGLAIALVVGLQKVDKATSSDQYCISCHVHSHADNSWLQSSHHDNKSGVVVHCVECHLPPKDGAHYWTEKAKAGYRDLYSFYFKDTANINWEQKRDPTYAKQHTFEASCTQCHQNLFPLQLSKKGDEAHLHYLNNHKSNNPNQLHCINCHIDVGHGTPGSHAANIDFLKSQSVSTQFEHSTAIHGFYSFQEHIPGTAVAFDMIAIPGRERKDADQYDLNEWSGIEPFFMGKIEVTWDAYKAFLSDTESEGRTDTKVNNADKVDAITGATPPFGDPSQGWGMGQRPAITMTWHAANVYCQWLSEKTGKKYRLPTATEWYHACNANSDEDFFWGENINDYTKKGIFEKLFKATSDTINQYVIWSGNSKGKTALPGTVKPNNFGLLNMLGNVKEFCSDTIIINTDGGTSTEHRIMGGSFKSNLPELLLTHTDYTRHDQWMVTDPQIPKSIWWYSDCNDVGFRVVCEWDEE; encoded by the coding sequence ATGAAAAAATCAGCGTACCCCTTTGTCCTTTTTTTTGTAATTAGCTTTGGTTTGGCTATCGCACTGGTAGTGGGCCTTCAAAAAGTTGACAAAGCCACCTCGTCCGATCAATACTGCATATCGTGTCATGTGCACAGCCATGCCGACAATTCGTGGCTTCAGTCGTCGCATCACGATAACAAAAGTGGTGTGGTGGTACATTGCGTAGAGTGCCATCTGCCCCCCAAAGACGGTGCCCACTATTGGACGGAAAAAGCCAAGGCTGGTTACCGGGATTTATATTCTTTTTATTTTAAGGATACTGCAAACATCAACTGGGAGCAGAAGAGGGATCCAACATACGCCAAACAGCACACCTTTGAGGCTTCGTGCACACAATGTCACCAAAACCTGTTTCCGCTTCAATTATCGAAAAAAGGCGATGAGGCACATCTGCACTATCTTAACAACCATAAAAGCAACAACCCGAACCAACTGCATTGTATCAACTGCCATATCGATGTTGGGCACGGCACACCCGGTTCGCACGCAGCCAATATCGATTTTCTGAAATCACAAAGCGTATCGACACAATTTGAACACAGCACCGCTATTCACGGATTCTATAGTTTTCAGGAGCACATCCCCGGCACAGCCGTTGCTTTTGATATGATTGCCATACCGGGCCGAGAACGCAAAGATGCCGACCAATACGATTTGAATGAGTGGAGTGGAATAGAACCTTTTTTCATGGGCAAAATAGAAGTTACCTGGGATGCGTACAAAGCGTTTTTAAGCGATACAGAATCGGAAGGACGTACAGACACCAAGGTAAACAACGCGGATAAAGTGGATGCCATTACGGGCGCCACACCACCTTTTGGCGATCCCTCGCAGGGCTGGGGAATGGGCCAGCGGCCCGCCATTACCATGACCTGGCACGCGGCCAATGTTTATTGCCAATGGCTATCCGAAAAAACCGGTAAAAAATATCGCCTGCCCACAGCTACCGAATGGTACCACGCCTGCAATGCCAATAGCGACGAGGACTTTTTTTGGGGCGAAAACATCAATGATTACACAAAAAAAGGGATTTTTGAAAAATTATTTAAAGCAACCAGCGATACCATAAACCAATATGTGATATGGAGCGGCAACAGTAAGGGAAAAACAGCCTTGCCCGGCACGGTAAAACCCAATAATTTTGGCCTGCTTAACATGCTGGGCAATGTAAAGGAGTTTTGCTCGGACACCATAATTATTAATACAGACGGAGGTACATCAACGGAGCATCGGATAATGGGGGGATCGTTTAAAAGCAACCTTCCCGAATTGCTTTTAACACATACCGATTATACACGCCATGACCAATGGATGGTGACCGATCCGCAGATACCCAAAAGTATATGGTGGTATTCCGATTGCAACGACGTGGGGTTCAGGGTAGTTTGCGAATGGGACGAAGAATAA
- a CDS encoding DUF3472 domain-containing protein, with amino-acid sequence MNRKKSHGSWQYLTSVMLLLLFFSCSNATKNVDYSESVPLGGNAWVINNKDANRQMINKEGLVNWTNPDDIVRTYFRIGKTGKLNIGIEGKVVSGKSTMKVTFNGHEKEISLADTDTAVVHLGAFNVDKPGYYYVDIQGTIKTGDSFGEISHVLLGGDAVSEEVYYVKDDFYWGRRGPSVHLTYQVPDEVNNVKWFYNEITVPEGEDVMGSYFMANGFGEGYFGIQVNSPTERRILFSVWSPFKTDNPNEIPEEERILMLKKGVDVHTGKFGNEGSGGQSYKVFNWKAGISYQFLLKGHPSVNNSTDYTAYFFDPEKAKWELIASFRRPKTTSYLKRPHSFLENFITAMGTESRKAYYTNQWVADENGNWYELTEAKFTADATAHKEARLDYAGGVEGDAFFMKNCGFFSDHVPFNQMFKREKTNAKPVVDFLALPEK; translated from the coding sequence ATGAACAGGAAAAAATCACACGGTTCATGGCAATATCTTACCAGTGTAATGCTTCTCCTACTCTTTTTTAGTTGCAGCAACGCAACAAAAAATGTGGATTACAGCGAATCGGTTCCCCTGGGCGGAAATGCCTGGGTCATTAATAACAAGGATGCCAACCGGCAAATGATAAATAAAGAAGGCCTTGTAAATTGGACTAACCCGGACGATATTGTCCGCACCTATTTTAGAATTGGCAAAACCGGCAAACTAAATATTGGCATTGAGGGCAAAGTTGTGTCCGGAAAATCTACCATGAAGGTTACATTTAACGGGCATGAAAAAGAAATTTCACTTGCAGACACGGATACAGCCGTAGTTCATCTGGGCGCTTTTAATGTTGATAAACCGGGTTATTACTATGTGGATATACAAGGAACAATTAAAACGGGCGATAGCTTTGGCGAAATAAGTCATGTGCTGCTTGGTGGCGATGCCGTTTCGGAAGAGGTGTACTATGTAAAGGATGATTTTTATTGGGGACGACGTGGCCCGTCGGTGCATTTGACTTACCAGGTGCCCGATGAGGTGAATAATGTAAAGTGGTTTTATAACGAAATAACAGTACCCGAAGGTGAGGATGTGATGGGTTCTTATTTTATGGCTAACGGTTTTGGCGAAGGATATTTTGGTATACAAGTAAACTCACCTACCGAGCGAAGAATCCTTTTTTCGGTATGGAGCCCTTTTAAAACGGATAACCCCAATGAGATACCAGAGGAAGAACGCATCCTAATGCTCAAAAAGGGAGTCGACGTACATACAGGAAAATTTGGCAACGAGGGTTCTGGCGGTCAAAGTTATAAGGTGTTCAACTGGAAGGCGGGCATAAGCTATCAATTTTTGTTGAAAGGTCATCCGTCTGTCAACAATTCAACAGATTATACCGCTTATTTTTTCGATCCGGAAAAAGCCAAGTGGGAACTGATAGCCAGCTTCCGACGCCCCAAAACAACAAGCTATCTGAAAAGACCGCACTCATTCCTCGAGAACTTTATAACAGCAATGGGAACAGAAAGCCGCAAAGCATACTACACAAACCAATGGGTAGCGGATGAAAACGGTAATTGGTATGAATTAACGGAGGCTAAATTCACCGCCGATGCAACCGCACATAAAGAAGCCCGTTTGGATTATGCGGGAGGAGTTGAGGGAGATGCTTTCTTTATGAAAAACTGCGGTTTTTTTAGTGATCACGTTCCTTTTAATCAAATGTTTAAAAGGGAAAAAACAAACGCCAAACCTGTTGTTGACTTTTTAGCATTACCCGAAAAATAA
- a CDS encoding ATP-binding protein: MVQLLVIFAFLAKSKTTCANEPNRFIHLTISTDRGETNVSNVLEDSLGYAWLESPDGMLRFDGYESVIYPGTGIFGQPSPVLLGAVKDAKSQIWCVSQKGILSRLLPSGKFAPQFTNLFNFKDTQKLSSLHMGSSSLWLGSNYGTLSGFNLKDSSILRFDIHAADEQVTSISEYRDSLVWFGTNKGRVFKANTSSGQISELKLPHSDPFNTITLIADRDGNLWIGTETYGFFYHNTKTHSFRHYHNKANAPYLVPSNMVIRAYCDSEGIIWMGTDGGGLYRIDPRTMEAGVFKHSKSNPFSLQSNTIIGINETSNNDLWVFTNYGNINLLPEESTTVGYLSGSVSGSPARVLSILKTKDEILWIGTDGEGISLVDKNKKPIRQYVANTTSARGLRGNYIQALTEAETGSIWVGTYQNGLMLYHPKKDRFTPVAAINDAGQPASDIRSLYVDRKKRIWVGSHIGVFVFSAQGVQLAFFPYNTNGLQGNIVEVFMEDEKNRLWLGTNMGGIALMHEAARLNESTFTTYPLHQGGNPSYNDINHGAADGNGHLYLVNAIPQLVKFDIGTKKTIPVKGFTTADLQGIVAVTVIDADNLWVSRNNGISHLDFAFGQEYFYSWKNGTLRKPFLSGSAFNDNGKTLYFGGVGGINYFEPARIKTDRKQFHLAINGLKIVNRDADEIIPEQLSIGIEQLRSLTLNHQQTSFSFGFSVINDYLNPNYFYAYRLKGFDEDWLSTDNIRMATYTNIPYGQYTFEVKAGSKRNVWDIGTRSVQIKILAPLWLRWWAIAIYLILFIAIGYFLLRYSIMWARLKRKLMMEEWQNEKNKELYELKMNFFAKMSHEIQTPLTLILSPLENMIERAGGNLLLKQRLQGIKNNAKRLSRIAAELMTVRNKELGKLRLGVGEHNMARDIDQIALSFMEQARFKHIDFNVEGTSNRDIFVWYDKEKLEHIIYNLLANAFKFTSREGKITLRVEPDEAKGQIRLEVSDTGIGIPEKDLKNIFDMYYQSPVGKTIGGTGIGLALTHELIKLHKGNINVSSQVNKGTTFTITLPLGRQHFTEEEILNTKSVLKENNTDQAVQEADADEETNKDIEQLPSDKKNILLVEDNYEMLIFLADSFKNSYHVQTAQNGREALDLIPDFKPDIIVSDVMMPIMDGITLCKMLKEKQRTRHIPVILLTTRNTTSSKLEGLKFGAIEYINKPFNLKELQLKVHNILEVQTRFIEQYRAEILTQSKDVEVESPDEKFIESVLLELEKNYEDPEFRLEELASALNMSYSYIYRKFQSLTGKTLVDFVRTFRLRKSIPLIEKHNFTIAEIAFRIGFNDPKYFSKCFKKEYGKTPKQYRLEAEAITNTDRNN; this comes from the coding sequence ATGGTTCAGCTGTTGGTGATTTTTGCTTTTTTGGCTAAGAGCAAAACCACTTGTGCCAATGAACCGAATCGTTTTATTCATCTAACGATAAGTACGGATCGCGGAGAAACAAATGTAAGCAACGTTTTAGAAGATTCGTTGGGTTACGCCTGGTTAGAGTCGCCCGACGGCATGTTGCGCTTTGATGGTTACGAATCTGTTATCTACCCCGGTACCGGGATTTTCGGGCAACCTTCCCCTGTCCTATTGGGTGCTGTAAAAGATGCAAAAAGCCAAATTTGGTGCGTGTCGCAAAAAGGAATACTCTCCAGGCTTTTACCTTCCGGCAAGTTTGCCCCTCAATTCACCAATCTATTTAATTTTAAGGACACACAAAAACTATCCTCCTTGCACATGGGTAGTTCCAGCTTATGGTTGGGCAGCAATTATGGCACTTTGAGCGGATTTAACCTGAAAGATTCGAGCATATTACGGTTCGATATTCACGCAGCCGATGAACAAGTAACCTCTATATCGGAATACCGCGACAGCCTTGTGTGGTTTGGCACCAACAAAGGGCGGGTATTCAAAGCAAACACGAGCTCCGGGCAAATATCCGAGTTGAAACTACCCCACAGCGATCCGTTCAACACCATCACATTAATCGCCGACAGGGACGGGAACCTATGGATTGGGACGGAAACCTATGGTTTTTTCTATCACAATACCAAAACACACTCCTTCCGGCACTACCACAATAAGGCGAATGCCCCATATCTTGTTCCGTCGAACATGGTCATCCGGGCCTATTGCGACAGCGAGGGAATAATCTGGATGGGCACCGATGGCGGCGGACTTTACCGTATAGACCCGCGCACAATGGAAGCCGGGGTTTTCAAACATTCAAAAAGCAACCCGTTTTCGCTCCAGAGTAATACGATAATTGGCATAAACGAAACAAGCAACAACGATTTATGGGTATTCACCAATTATGGCAACATTAACCTATTGCCCGAAGAATCTACTACTGTAGGATACCTTAGTGGTAGTGTTTCGGGCTCACCCGCCCGGGTGCTCTCCATATTAAAAACAAAGGACGAAATCTTATGGATAGGTACCGACGGCGAGGGGATAAGCCTGGTGGACAAGAATAAAAAACCTATACGGCAATATGTGGCCAACACCACCTCTGCGCGCGGACTCCGCGGCAATTACATCCAGGCCCTGACAGAAGCGGAGACAGGAAGTATATGGGTGGGTACCTACCAAAATGGACTGATGCTGTATCATCCTAAAAAAGACCGTTTTACACCCGTTGCTGCTATCAACGATGCAGGTCAACCCGCCAGCGATATCCGGTCGTTGTACGTCGATCGGAAAAAACGGATATGGGTGGGCAGCCACATAGGCGTTTTTGTATTTTCAGCCCAAGGCGTACAATTGGCTTTTTTTCCGTATAATACGAATGGACTGCAAGGCAATATTGTAGAGGTGTTTATGGAAGACGAGAAAAACCGTTTGTGGCTGGGAACCAATATGGGGGGCATTGCCCTAATGCATGAAGCCGCCCGTTTAAACGAATCTACCTTTACCACCTATCCCCTGCACCAGGGTGGCAATCCATCGTATAACGACATTAATCATGGCGCCGCGGACGGAAATGGACATCTGTATCTGGTAAATGCGATCCCCCAACTTGTAAAGTTTGATATAGGCACAAAAAAAACAATCCCCGTCAAAGGTTTCACCACGGCCGATTTGCAAGGAATTGTAGCTGTAACGGTAATTGATGCGGACAATTTATGGGTTTCGAGAAATAATGGTATTTCACATTTGGATTTTGCTTTTGGGCAAGAGTACTTTTACTCCTGGAAAAATGGAACCCTGCGCAAACCGTTCCTATCTGGAAGTGCCTTTAACGACAATGGTAAAACCCTCTATTTTGGAGGTGTAGGCGGCATTAACTACTTCGAACCGGCCCGGATAAAGACAGATAGAAAACAATTTCATCTGGCCATCAATGGACTCAAAATAGTAAACCGCGATGCCGATGAAATCATACCCGAACAATTAAGCATTGGGATTGAGCAACTCAGGTCGCTGACGCTAAACCATCAACAAACCTCCTTCTCCTTCGGGTTTTCCGTTATCAACGATTACCTGAATCCCAATTATTTTTACGCCTACCGCCTAAAAGGCTTCGACGAGGATTGGCTTAGCACCGATAACATACGAATGGCAACCTACACCAATATTCCCTACGGCCAATACACTTTTGAAGTTAAGGCAGGGAGCAAAAGGAACGTATGGGATATAGGCACCCGCAGCGTGCAAATAAAAATATTGGCCCCACTATGGCTCAGATGGTGGGCCATTGCTATTTACCTTATCCTATTTATTGCCATCGGCTATTTTTTGCTACGCTACTCCATCATGTGGGCCAGGTTAAAACGCAAATTAATGATGGAAGAATGGCAAAACGAGAAGAACAAAGAGCTGTACGAGCTAAAGATGAATTTCTTTGCCAAGATGTCGCACGAAATACAAACCCCGCTCACCTTAATACTCTCGCCCCTGGAAAACATGATTGAACGAGCCGGAGGTAACCTGCTGCTAAAGCAACGCCTGCAGGGGATAAAAAACAATGCCAAAAGACTGTCGCGCATCGCCGCAGAGCTTATGACCGTGCGCAACAAAGAGTTGGGCAAGCTACGCCTGGGAGTTGGGGAACACAATATGGCCCGCGATATCGACCAAATTGCCCTATCATTTATGGAGCAGGCACGTTTTAAGCATATCGATTTTAATGTTGAGGGTACATCCAACCGGGATATTTTTGTTTGGTACGATAAGGAAAAACTGGAACACATCATTTATAATTTATTGGCCAACGCATTTAAATTTACTTCGCGCGAAGGAAAAATAACTTTGCGTGTTGAGCCAGACGAAGCCAAAGGCCAAATTCGCTTGGAAGTTTCGGATACCGGCATCGGCATACCCGAAAAAGACCTGAAAAATATTTTCGACATGTACTACCAATCGCCCGTGGGTAAAACGATAGGCGGAACGGGAATAGGGCTTGCCCTGACGCACGAGCTGATAAAACTTCATAAGGGCAATATAAATGTAAGTTCGCAAGTTAACAAAGGTACTACCTTTACCATCACCTTGCCATTAGGCAGGCAGCATTTTACCGAAGAGGAGATATTAAACACCAAATCTGTGTTAAAAGAAAACAATACGGATCAGGCGGTACAAGAGGCAGATGCAGATGAGGAGACAAATAAGGATATAGAACAATTGCCATCTGATAAGAAAAACATATTGCTGGTGGAAGACAACTATGAAATGTTGATTTTTTTGGCGGATAGCTTTAAAAACTCGTACCATGTGCAAACCGCACAAAACGGCAGGGAAGCCCTGGATCTTATTCCTGATTTTAAACCCGATATTATCGTGAGCGATGTGATGATGCCCATCATGGACGGGATTACGCTTTGCAAAATGTTGAAGGAAAAACAGCGTACGCGGCACATCCCCGTCATATTGCTGACCACCAGAAATACCACCAGCTCAAAATTGGAAGGGCTAAAATTTGGTGCGATAGAATACATCAACAAACCTTTTAACCTTAAAGAACTGCAGCTAAAAGTGCACAATATACTGGAGGTACAAACAAGGTTTATTGAGCAATACAGGGCTGAGATATTGACCCAAAGCAAAGACGTAGAAGTTGAGTCGCCCGACGAAAAGTTTATTGAATCGGTGCTGCTGGAACTGGAAAAAAACTATGAAGATCCGGAGTTCAGATTAGAGGAGCTGGCCTCCGCGCTAAACATGAGCTATTCCTATATCTATCGTAAATTCCAATCGCTAACGGGCAAAACACTGGTTGATTTTGTCCGCACCTTCCGCCTGCGAAAATCAATACCTCTAATTGAAAAGCACAATTTTACCATTGCCGAAATCGCTTTCAGGATTGGTTTTAACGATCCCAAATATTTTTCGAAATGTTTTAAAAAAGAATACGGCAAAACGCCCAAACAATACAGGCTGGAGGCCGAAGCGATTACTAACACAGATAGAAATAATTAA
- a CDS encoding alpha-L-fucosidase, whose amino-acid sequence MKTQIVLFTLLFACTFTPAQTKYKPTWESIDSRPIAPWFQDAKFGIFIHWGPYSVPAWSPKGTYAEWYQYWLQTKSLFGNGKFTGTEVYDHHVETYGHHYSYYNFGKDFTARDFKADEWAKLFEDAGAKYMVITTKHHDGFCLWPSEEANKAWGFPWNAKDVGAKRDLLKELEIAVKNTKVKFGAYYSLYEWFNPLWLKDREQYALEHMHPQFKDLVTNYKPDVVWTDGEWDMEPEKWHSKELLTWLYNESPVAQTVVNNDRWGKGSRFNHGGYFSTEYQEGLDGSHPWEECRGIGFSFGYNINEDAEDYSSARTLIYMLLNVVSKGGNLLLDIGPDGYGNIPPIMQDRLLTMGEWLKVNGEAIYGTRMWNRSCQWSKEGRKDWKPEGTHYLPADFILKQTIDPEPGYAVREVFFTRKLNAIYAIVPQWPKSELVIRDMELPSSAKVTLLGTDINIDYVRKGKDIILKIPCLAPHELPCDYAYTYKIEL is encoded by the coding sequence ATGAAAACACAAATTGTACTATTCACATTGCTCTTTGCATGTACCTTCACCCCAGCCCAAACAAAATATAAACCCACCTGGGAATCCATCGACTCGCGGCCTATTGCCCCATGGTTTCAGGATGCTAAATTCGGGATTTTTATCCACTGGGGACCATACTCCGTGCCTGCCTGGAGTCCCAAGGGAACCTACGCTGAATGGTACCAATATTGGCTACAAACCAAATCGCTTTTTGGTAATGGTAAATTCACAGGTACGGAGGTCTACGACCATCACGTAGAAACGTACGGCCATCATTACAGTTATTATAATTTTGGAAAAGACTTTACAGCAAGGGATTTTAAGGCAGATGAATGGGCGAAATTATTTGAAGATGCCGGTGCCAAATACATGGTCATTACCACCAAACATCATGATGGTTTTTGCTTGTGGCCCAGTGAAGAAGCCAACAAAGCATGGGGTTTTCCATGGAATGCTAAAGACGTGGGAGCCAAGCGCGACCTGTTAAAGGAGCTTGAGATAGCGGTAAAGAACACAAAAGTAAAGTTCGGTGCTTATTATTCACTGTACGAGTGGTTTAACCCATTGTGGTTGAAAGACAGGGAGCAGTATGCCCTGGAGCACATGCACCCGCAGTTTAAAGATTTGGTGACCAACTACAAACCCGATGTGGTGTGGACTGACGGCGAATGGGACATGGAACCCGAAAAATGGCATAGCAAAGAGCTGCTTACCTGGCTGTACAATGAGTCGCCCGTGGCCCAAACCGTAGTCAATAACGACCGCTGGGGTAAGGGTTCCCGTTTTAACCATGGTGGTTATTTTTCCACCGAATACCAGGAAGGCCTGGACGGCTCGCACCCCTGGGAAGAATGCCGCGGCATCGGTTTCTCGTTCGGTTATAATATAAACGAGGATGCCGAAGATTATTCCTCGGCGCGTACTTTGATATATATGCTACTCAACGTGGTGAGCAAGGGGGGCAACCTCTTGCTCGATATCGGCCCGGATGGCTATGGCAATATCCCGCCTATCATGCAGGACAGGCTGCTGACCATGGGAGAGTGGCTCAAAGTAAACGGCGAGGCCATCTACGGAACCCGCATGTGGAATAGATCGTGCCAATGGTCCAAGGAGGGTAGGAAAGATTGGAAACCCGAGGGAACGCATTACCTGCCTGCTGACTTTATCCTAAAGCAAACCATCGACCCGGAGCCGGGGTATGCCGTAAGAGAAGTGTTTTTTACACGAAAGCTAAATGCCATTTATGCCATCGTGCCCCAATGGCCAAAAAGTGAGTTGGTAATCAGGGATATGGAATTGCCATCCAGCGCCAAAGTTACCCTGTTGGGAACAGATATCAACATCGACTACGTGCGCAAGGGAAAGGATATCATACTTAAAATACCTTGCCTTGCACCACACGAGCTTCCCTGCGATTATGCCTATACCTATAAGATAGAGCTGTAA